A single region of the Lysinibacillus sp. B2A1 genome encodes:
- a CDS encoding histidine phosphatase family protein translates to MKHIYVIRHCEAQGQSSDAHLTEKGFQQAEVLADFFADKKIKRIIASPFLRAIQTIEPLSTRKNIDIEVDERLAERVLSTKDLTDWYERLQATFIDMAIRFEGGESSEEAMRRIVNVVEEIFRNEADHTIIVSHGNIITLLLKNYQKDVDFQFWKNLSNPDVYQLAVKNNTVTLEHIWKWEEKYG, encoded by the coding sequence GTGAAACATATCTATGTAATCAGGCATTGTGAAGCCCAAGGGCAATCATCAGATGCTCATTTAACAGAAAAAGGCTTTCAGCAAGCAGAAGTTCTAGCTGATTTTTTTGCTGACAAAAAAATTAAGCGAATTATTGCAAGTCCCTTTTTACGAGCAATTCAAACGATAGAGCCGCTTAGTACAAGGAAAAATATCGATATTGAAGTTGATGAACGCCTTGCAGAACGGGTTTTAAGCACTAAAGATTTAACAGATTGGTATGAAAGGCTACAAGCAACCTTTATAGATATGGCAATAAGATTTGAGGGTGGAGAGTCCAGCGAGGAGGCAATGAGGCGTATTGTAAATGTTGTCGAGGAGATATTTAGAAATGAGGCTGATCATACAATTATTGTTAGCCATGGAAACATTATTACCTTACTATTAAAAAATTATCAAAAGGATGTAGATTTTCAATTTTGGAAAAATCTAAGTAATCCAGATGTCTATCAGCTAGCTGTAAAGAATAATACAGTGACACTAGAACATATTTGGAAATGGGAGGAAAAGTATGGATAG
- a CDS encoding hydralysin-2, whose amino-acid sequence MTIQEKLSFTDLPALNSSPESVRQAFTNKFGTKPDGISVNSETYFNAVKPAITEQYGHPCYKRLGDFNYTKGDGKPPTSAIVGSNVAVNYGDEEATMTLEVQGSWQSEQSWSSESTTGLTISSKFTIEGFFESGMEFSVSTTVGESKTESESRTATASVQVTVPPRSKKKVTMVGTLKKESMNFRAPISVDGMFGANFPKRVQDHYFWFLGASSVLNQTTGEITGTIKNTAVFDVHTEIGKTEPLTAEELSKLAVLAK is encoded by the coding sequence ATGACAATTCAAGAAAAATTATCATTTACAGATTTACCTGCACTAAATTCAAGCCCTGAGAGTGTAAGACAAGCTTTCACAAATAAGTTTGGTACAAAACCTGATGGCATCTCTGTCAACAGTGAAACTTATTTTAATGCTGTTAAACCTGCGATCACAGAACAATATGGTCATCCTTGTTATAAAAGACTAGGTGACTTTAATTATACGAAAGGCGATGGCAAGCCACCTACATCTGCAATCGTTGGGAGCAATGTAGCAGTAAATTATGGAGATGAAGAAGCTACAATGACTTTAGAAGTTCAAGGAAGCTGGCAAAGTGAGCAATCTTGGTCTTCTGAAAGTACGACTGGTCTAACAATATCCTCCAAATTTACAATTGAAGGATTCTTTGAATCAGGAATGGAGTTTTCCGTTAGTACTACTGTTGGGGAATCAAAAACGGAGTCAGAATCAAGAACAGCAACTGCAAGTGTACAAGTAACTGTTCCTCCTAGAAGTAAAAAGAAAGTGACAATGGTTGGTACATTGAAAAAAGAATCGATGAACTTCCGTGCACCGATTTCTGTTGATGGCATGTTTGGGGCAAACTTCCCTAAACGAGTACAAGACCATTATTTCTGGTTCCTTGGTGCAAGCAGTGTATTAAATCAAACAACAGGAGAAATTACAGGTACTATTAAAAATACAGCTGTCTTTGATGTTCATACGGAAATTGGCAAAACAGAGCCATTAACTGCGGAAGAGCTAAGCAAACTTGCTGTATTAGCTAAGTAA
- a CDS encoding phosphoribulokinase: protein MDRLLQEIVTWIKKEDKSIVIGISGHGAAGKTTFANRLIHLLNQDETNYINTDPYIISSEIRMQTIISYTYQNEHRHFKMTACHPAAHHLPSLERDVQMVREGLDLLTINTHYMKSELISSKAKVTIVEGMSVAFISPELFDLKIYFYTDGDTELMRRSGRDVLERGTNIDYLRKSHKERRIQYEVFMHSYSQHFDIIVKTSDDIVCLEKNTFDF from the coding sequence ATGGATAGGTTATTACAAGAAATTGTTACTTGGATCAAAAAGGAAGATAAATCAATCGTTATCGGTATCTCTGGACATGGTGCAGCAGGAAAAACTACGTTTGCCAATAGACTTATACATCTACTGAATCAGGATGAAACGAATTATATCAATACAGACCCTTATATTATTAGTTCGGAAATACGTATGCAAACAATTATCAGCTATACATATCAAAACGAACATCGTCACTTTAAAATGACTGCTTGTCATCCAGCGGCACATCATTTGCCTTCCTTGGAAAGAGATGTTCAAATGGTTAGAGAAGGTCTAGATTTATTGACCATAAATACACATTATATGAAAAGTGAGCTAATTTCTTCAAAAGCAAAAGTAACGATTGTAGAGGGAATGAGTGTGGCATTTATTAGTCCAGAATTATTTGATTTGAAAATTTATTTTTATACAGATGGTGATACGGAATTAATGAGAAGATCAGGTCGAGATGTACTTGAAAGGGGAACAAATATTGATTATTTAAGGAAGTCTCATAAGGAACGACGTATTCAATATGAAGTGTTTATGCATTCATATAGTCAGCATTTTGATATTATCGTTAAAACGTCGGATGATATAGTTTGCCTAGAGAAAAATACATTTGATTTTTAA
- a CDS encoding DNA-binding response regulator produces MEGVKILTVDDEIGILKLLDITLRKENFSNIDTASTGKDTLQLIKNNHYDIILLDIMLPDISGFELCTAIRNHTNTPIIFVSARSTDFDKLTGLGLGGDDYITKPFNPLEVVARIKAILRRQKMYENAQQQLEAKFDFGYFTLNPETATLMVNNLPVECTAKELELLQFFCKNPNRIFTTSQLYELVWGNDVYGEEKTVTIHISKLRKKLGDDTRKPRIIVNLRGIGYKFIPPKEEALCE; encoded by the coding sequence ATGGAAGGTGTAAAAATCTTAACAGTAGATGATGAAATCGGCATTTTAAAACTTTTGGACATTACGTTAAGGAAAGAAAATTTTTCTAATATTGATACAGCCTCCACTGGTAAAGATACATTGCAGCTTATAAAGAACAATCATTACGATATTATTTTGCTCGATATTATGCTACCAGATATCAGTGGCTTTGAGCTTTGTACCGCTATCCGTAATCATACAAATACCCCTATTATTTTTGTTAGTGCTCGCTCCACAGATTTTGATAAATTAACTGGGCTAGGATTAGGCGGTGATGATTATATAACAAAGCCCTTTAATCCTTTAGAAGTGGTCGCTCGAATAAAGGCCATCCTTAGACGTCAAAAAATGTATGAAAATGCACAGCAACAACTAGAGGCAAAATTTGATTTTGGTTATTTTACACTTAACCCAGAGACTGCCACACTAATGGTTAATAATTTGCCTGTAGAATGTACCGCTAAGGAGCTTGAGCTACTACAATTCTTTTGTAAAAATCCTAATCGTATTTTTACGACCTCCCAGCTTTATGAACTTGTCTGGGGCAATGATGTATATGGGGAGGAAAAGACTGTAACCATTCATATTTCAAAGCTGCGGAAAAAGCTCGGAGATGATACGAGAAAACCAAGAATTATTGTGAATTTAAGGGGGATAGGCTATAAGTTTATCCCTCCAAAAGAGGAAGCCCTATGCGAATAA
- a CDS encoding succinoglycan biosynthesis: MIFVKRSFLFIAVFFLLLVLSGCGKGEPIKDASTYTSAIEDIDIPDNVKVIGFGEATHGNVEFQSLKKDLFQALIKNEDVRVFVLEGDFGGAQQINQFILTGTGTAEDAVKALDYGIYKTDQMIEFVQWMHDYNMTADENDKVYFYGNDMQRYDYSKKGLLDYYEKVNSEVAVQYKAQLEDVTNKTMRDLTNSQLKELDENIDAIIKDLQSNKDTYIKTSSKEAYIFAAQYVQIMKQRTQLFLNDSDYLNLRDKYLADNLQWIVDFEAVQGHSKILMSAHNGHIEKTSANTAGYKSMGQYLDEMYQDDYFAIGTDFVKNTFQAQNAGSGERKNYTIEHHNALVDAFSDVQDNIFYVDFEHAKKSKELSNILSEAQRMGNIGDDFRPWYKLTQMLYTIKMTPVDAYDGIIIVQEATPTKIID, translated from the coding sequence ATGATATTTGTTAAAAGAAGCTTTTTATTCATTGCAGTATTTTTTCTTTTGCTAGTATTATCGGGCTGCGGAAAGGGAGAACCTATTAAAGATGCTTCCACATATACTTCTGCTATAGAAGATATAGATATTCCAGATAATGTGAAAGTAATTGGTTTTGGAGAAGCCACTCATGGGAACGTTGAATTCCAATCATTAAAGAAGGATTTATTTCAGGCTTTAATTAAAAATGAAGATGTTCGTGTCTTTGTTTTAGAAGGAGATTTTGGAGGAGCTCAGCAAATTAACCAATTTATTTTAACTGGTACGGGTACTGCTGAGGATGCTGTTAAAGCTCTTGATTATGGTATTTATAAAACTGATCAAATGATTGAGTTTGTGCAGTGGATGCACGATTATAATATGACAGCCGATGAAAACGATAAAGTCTATTTTTATGGTAATGATATGCAGCGCTATGATTATAGTAAAAAAGGGTTGTTGGATTATTATGAAAAAGTTAATAGTGAAGTGGCTGTACAATATAAGGCACAGCTTGAAGATGTGACAAATAAGACAATGAGAGATTTAACAAATAGTCAGCTAAAAGAGCTTGATGAAAATATAGACGCCATCATCAAGGATTTGCAAAGTAACAAAGATACTTATATAAAAACATCATCCAAAGAAGCGTATATATTTGCTGCACAATATGTACAAATCATGAAGCAGCGCACGCAATTATTTTTAAATGACAGTGATTATTTGAATCTCCGTGATAAATATCTAGCTGACAACTTACAGTGGATTGTTGATTTTGAAGCGGTTCAAGGTCATAGTAAAATACTAATGTCTGCTCATAATGGGCATATAGAGAAAACTTCTGCAAATACAGCAGGATATAAATCAATGGGACAATATTTAGACGAAATGTACCAGGACGATTATTTTGCGATTGGGACTGACTTTGTAAAAAATACATTTCAGGCACAAAATGCTGGGTCTGGTGAAAGGAAAAATTACACAATTGAGCATCATAATGCTTTAGTGGATGCTTTTAGTGATGTCCAAGACAACATTTTCTATGTAGATTTTGAACATGCTAAAAAATCTAAGGAGCTTTCAAACATCCTTTCTGAAGCACAAAGAATGGGGAATATAGGAGATGATTTTCGCCCATGGTACAAGCTTACTCAAATGCTCTATACAATAAAAATGACACCTGTTGATGCATATGATGGCATAATCATTGTACAAGAAGCAACACCAACAAAAATAATTGATTAG
- a CDS encoding EamA family transporter has product MTAQRKAYLAAISYSLIIGLSFMFVKVALTVANPIDTLAHRFSIAFISIVVFMSFTKNRVKICKQDIMRILPLAILYPLAFFTFQVLGLVKISSSEAGIIQATIPVFTLILASVLLKEKSSHLQLLFIGLSVAGVIFMLYMSNGGASAGNIIGSGLILLSALAVSFYNVFARKLTRQYSLITLTYMMTFCGFVIFNGVAIGNHVVNQTLPQFFKPFIHGDFVIAIFYLGILSSLVTSYLSNYALSILEASKMSVFSNLATFITILAGVIFLKEAFHLYHLIGGVSIVVGVIGTNYFGNRRGAP; this is encoded by the coding sequence ATGACAGCACAAAGAAAAGCCTATTTAGCGGCTATCAGCTATTCACTTATTATTGGATTGTCATTTATGTTTGTAAAAGTGGCTTTAACAGTAGCAAATCCAATAGATACACTAGCGCATCGTTTTTCCATCGCTTTTATCAGTATTGTGGTTTTTATGAGCTTTACAAAAAATCGTGTAAAAATATGTAAGCAGGATATAATGAGGATTTTACCACTAGCAATATTGTATCCACTTGCATTTTTTACGTTTCAAGTACTCGGACTTGTTAAAATATCTTCCTCAGAGGCAGGCATTATTCAAGCAACAATTCCTGTTTTTACATTAATTCTTGCAAGTGTGCTTTTAAAGGAAAAGTCTTCACATCTGCAGCTTTTATTTATTGGCCTTTCAGTGGCTGGTGTAATCTTTATGCTTTATATGAGCAATGGGGGCGCAAGCGCAGGCAATATAATTGGTAGTGGATTAATTTTACTTTCGGCATTGGCAGTATCGTTTTATAACGTTTTTGCAAGAAAGCTAACAAGGCAATACTCTTTAATAACACTAACTTATATGATGACATTTTGTGGGTTTGTTATTTTCAATGGAGTAGCAATAGGAAATCATGTAGTCAATCAAACACTTCCTCAATTTTTCAAGCCTTTTATACATGGTGATTTTGTTATTGCCATTTTTTATTTAGGTATTTTATCTTCACTTGTGACATCCTATTTATCAAATTATGCCTTATCAATATTGGAAGCCTCTAAAATGAGCGTTTTTAGTAATTTAGCGACATTCATTACCATACTTGCTGGCGTTATTTTTTTAAAGGAAGCTTTTCATCTTTACCATTTAATTGGTGGAGTCAGCATTGTTGTTGGTGTTATCGGAACCAATTATTTTGGGAATAGGAGGGGGGCTCCCTGA
- a CDS encoding bacitracin ABC transporter permease produces MLKLLRLEWKKNRMSGYIKGLLICIISIFVAVALMALGGEGEGEFLNYTEFMSLTNILIRIVFIIFSSVILSRLVIDEYKNKTVQLLFTYPLKRKKIILAKLSLVFGFCFASILSATFVINLLIYFLNPTMSLFQQPADIQDMIATIPSTFMSAFMTAGVSLIPLYFGMRKKSIASTITSAVLIGFVINASVSDGTTSSSLYQIMAVPILLCGLGFLIGYLSYRKVDKVDLT; encoded by the coding sequence ATGCTTAAATTACTAAGACTTGAATGGAAAAAGAATCGTATGTCTGGTTATATAAAGGGTTTATTAATTTGTATTATCAGCATTTTTGTAGCTGTTGCTCTGATGGCTCTAGGCGGAGAAGGAGAAGGGGAGTTTTTAAACTATACGGAATTTATGTCCTTAACAAATATTTTAATACGAATTGTATTTATTATTTTTTCAAGTGTAATCCTATCCCGCTTGGTGATAGATGAATATAAAAACAAGACTGTTCAATTATTGTTTACGTATCCATTGAAAAGAAAAAAAATTATACTTGCCAAGCTGTCTCTCGTTTTTGGTTTCTGCTTTGCCAGTATTCTTAGTGCTACTTTCGTGATTAATTTACTGATTTATTTTCTGAATCCGACGATGAGTTTGTTTCAACAACCCGCGGACATACAAGATATGATTGCAACAATACCATCTACTTTTATGAGTGCTTTTATGACTGCTGGCGTAAGTTTAATACCTTTGTACTTTGGTATGCGAAAAAAATCTATCGCTTCTACCATTACTTCAGCTGTACTCATTGGATTTGTCATTAATGCATCTGTTTCTGATGGAACGACATCATCTAGTCTATATCAAATTATGGCTGTGCCAATTCTATTATGTGGATTAGGATTTTTAATTGGCTATCTATCTTATCGAAAGGTCGATAAAGTGGATTTAACTTAA
- a CDS encoding group-specific protein, translated as MQSEKIRLRKVQQLAYEIMDEMNKGKELTQLEILIPIIDNLSRAIGDLTDLYGKYSLDYVEEKVKNAHALLFQKEKVDAY; from the coding sequence ATGCAATCTGAAAAAATACGACTTAGGAAGGTTCAACAACTTGCTTATGAAATCATGGATGAGATGAACAAAGGCAAGGAGCTTACACAGTTGGAGATTTTAATTCCTATTATTGATAATTTATCTCGAGCAATAGGGGATTTAACAGATTTATATGGAAAATATTCATTAGATTATGTAGAAGAAAAGGTGAAAAATGCGCATGCACTTTTATTTCAAAAGGAAAAGGTAGATGCCTATTAA
- a CDS encoding DUF1540 domain-containing protein, whose translation MAQEILCEVNNCTFWDSGNKCTAEKIYVVSQKGQQASNSEETDCKTFEPETH comes from the coding sequence ATGGCACAAGAAATTCTATGTGAAGTCAATAACTGCACATTTTGGGATTCTGGGAATAAATGTACAGCAGAAAAAATTTACGTTGTCAGCCAGAAGGGACAACAAGCTTCAAATAGCGAAGAAACAGATTGTAAGACATTTGAACCTGAAACGCATTAA
- a CDS encoding bacitracin ABC transporter ATP-binding protein — protein METVIQIHQLCKSYKGAETVSNVNMNIKKGEIYGFLGPNGAGKTTVMKMILNLVKPTSGAINIFNTPISTTSYQYLKKIGSIIEYPEFYERLTAKENLELHCEYSGVNDKGAVKEALRIVGLNSVENKKIHEFSLGMKQRLGIARAIVTKPEILILDEPINGLDPIGIKDIRELLIQLKEKYGITILISSHIVSEIETIADTIGILHDGKLLKEVKMKDIRKETMAYLEIQIDDFKGAIEVLENKLGIRKYEVVNEHCIRIFEQNISQSHINKELILSGIVVNSLDKQQHHLEEYFLQLINGGHPHA, from the coding sequence ATGGAAACCGTTATACAAATACATCAATTATGTAAGAGCTATAAGGGAGCGGAAACTGTCTCGAATGTCAATATGAACATTAAAAAAGGAGAGATTTATGGTTTTTTAGGTCCGAATGGTGCTGGGAAAACAACGGTTATGAAAATGATTTTAAACCTAGTAAAGCCAACCTCAGGAGCAATAAACATTTTTAATACACCAATCTCTACAACCTCCTATCAATACTTGAAGAAAATAGGGAGCATTATTGAGTACCCGGAATTCTATGAAAGACTGACAGCAAAGGAAAATTTAGAGCTTCACTGCGAATATAGTGGCGTTAATGACAAGGGGGCTGTAAAAGAAGCGCTAAGAATCGTGGGTCTGAATAGTGTAGAAAATAAAAAGATACATGAATTTTCATTGGGAATGAAGCAAAGATTAGGAATTGCTCGAGCCATTGTGACAAAACCTGAAATTCTTATTTTAGATGAACCCATCAATGGTCTTGATCCTATTGGCATTAAAGATATACGAGAGCTTTTAATACAACTAAAAGAAAAGTACGGTATCACCATTTTAATTTCAAGTCATATCGTGTCAGAAATTGAAACGATAGCAGATACTATTGGCATCCTTCATGATGGAAAATTATTAAAGGAAGTTAAAATGAAGGACATTCGTAAAGAAACCATGGCTTATCTTGAAATTCAAATAGATGATTTCAAGGGAGCAATTGAAGTTCTTGAGAATAAGCTTGGTATTCGAAAGTATGAAGTGGTTAATGAGCATTGTATTCGGATTTTTGAGCAAAATATTTCGCAATCTCACATTAATAAAGAGCTTATTCTCAGCGGTATAGTTGTCAATAGTCTTGACAAGCAACAACACCATTTAGAAGAGTACTTCTTACAATTAATTAATGGAGGGCATCCACATGCTTAA
- a CDS encoding permease has translation MIGKLLTADFLKIKRKGLWFLTALGPIGVVALQMVNYGVRKDFLLAQSEDDWGFYLLNIHSFTPLAIVLGIAILTSFMASIENETNAWKQLIALPVSKFTVYLSKFTVLAILLLLSSTLLTLLTLAYGLFLDLGDSIPYSEIMKFGFYPYFAALPILALQLWIASVFHNQGIPITIGIFGVIFTYSAYILPDWMIWKWPSLMNEWDKPLMNVILGIGIGVLLYIVGMIDFARRDVK, from the coding sequence ATGATAGGGAAACTATTAACTGCTGATTTTTTGAAAATTAAACGCAAGGGATTATGGTTTTTAACAGCTTTAGGGCCAATAGGTGTTGTTGCCTTACAAATGGTGAATTACGGTGTGAGGAAGGATTTTTTATTAGCGCAAAGCGAGGATGACTGGGGTTTCTATTTATTAAATATCCATTCATTTACACCACTTGCGATTGTGCTAGGCATTGCTATTTTAACGTCATTTATGGCGAGCATTGAAAATGAAACGAATGCATGGAAACAATTAATCGCACTGCCAGTCTCTAAATTTACGGTGTATTTATCTAAATTCACTGTGCTAGCCATATTATTGCTGTTGTCTTCCACACTTTTAACGTTATTGACATTAGCCTATGGGTTATTTCTAGATCTAGGCGATAGCATCCCATATTCAGAGATTATGAAATTTGGATTTTATCCATATTTTGCTGCATTGCCGATCTTAGCACTTCAGCTTTGGATTGCAAGTGTTTTTCATAATCAGGGGATTCCTATCACAATTGGTATCTTTGGTGTGATTTTTACCTATTCCGCATATATATTACCTGATTGGATGATTTGGAAATGGCCATCTTTAATGAATGAATGGGATAAGCCCCTTATGAATGTCATACTTGGAATAGGCATAGGTGTTTTGCTATATATTGTCGGAATGATAGATTTCGCTAGAAGGGATGTTAAGTAA
- a CDS encoding GntR family transcriptional regulator, whose protein sequence is MLKYEIIYSKLLNQIQLGALQAGAKLPSIRQLSQEFSCSKSTILTALRKLENQHLIYAQPKSGYYVVDHQLPSTPNKSNEIDFATSSPSWHAFPYKDFQHCINKAIDTYQADLFRYGTPKGLPSLIRETQKLLETYQVFTKQENIFITSGVQQSLFLLSVMPFPTNRTTILVEQPSYHLYMDYLKTYKLPVIGINRTSKGIDLQELEIIFSNQDIKFFYTMPRLHNPLGTSFCKKEKDDIRKLATKYGVYIVEDDYLADFDLNTKSDPLFTDDMEEHVIYLKSFSKIMFPGLRIGLAVLPNALIDSFQRHKNTTDIDSSMISQAALELYLKSGMFERYQKAVSEAYIQRANTLQQSITKYLPDFQASTEICMHSHITLPREININRLIQHLRLEEIYLDTIDRNYLNGFYRDRILKLNVSNVEDYKIEKGIQEIAHALNHSQNHF, encoded by the coding sequence ATGCTTAAATATGAGATTATCTATTCCAAACTATTGAATCAAATACAGTTGGGGGCTCTACAGGCTGGTGCAAAGCTTCCTTCTATTCGTCAGTTATCTCAGGAATTTTCCTGTAGCAAGAGTACTATTTTGACAGCACTAAGAAAACTAGAAAATCAACATTTGATTTATGCTCAACCGAAAAGTGGATATTATGTTGTAGATCATCAACTCCCCTCTACTCCTAATAAGAGCAATGAAATAGATTTTGCCACATCATCGCCTAGCTGGCATGCATTTCCATATAAAGATTTTCAGCATTGCATCAATAAAGCTATTGATACCTACCAGGCAGATTTATTTCGATATGGCACACCAAAGGGATTACCTTCGTTAATTAGAGAAACTCAAAAATTGTTAGAAACTTATCAAGTATTTACAAAGCAAGAGAATATCTTTATTACATCTGGTGTTCAGCAATCTCTTTTCTTGTTAAGTGTTATGCCATTTCCTACTAATCGGACAACCATTCTAGTTGAACAGCCTAGCTACCATTTATATATGGATTATCTAAAAACATATAAACTTCCAGTCATCGGCATTAATAGGACTTCTAAGGGAATAGACCTTCAGGAATTAGAAATTATTTTTAGTAATCAGGATATAAAGTTCTTTTATACAATGCCAAGATTACACAATCCTCTAGGTACCTCCTTTTGTAAGAAGGAAAAGGACGACATTCGTAAGCTCGCCACTAAGTACGGTGTTTATATTGTTGAGGATGATTATTTGGCAGACTTTGACCTCAACACAAAATCTGATCCATTATTCACAGATGATATGGAGGAGCATGTAATTTATTTAAAAAGTTTTTCCAAAATCATGTTTCCAGGCTTACGAATTGGACTTGCTGTTTTACCGAATGCACTTATAGATAGTTTTCAGCGTCATAAAAATACCACTGATATAGATAGTTCTATGATTTCACAGGCTGCTTTAGAGCTATATCTAAAAAGTGGAATGTTTGAACGTTACCAAAAGGCGGTTAGTGAGGCGTATATCCAACGTGCCAATACACTGCAACAATCTATTACAAAATATTTACCTGATTTTCAAGCATCCACAGAAATTTGCATGCATAGTCATATTACATTACCAAGGGAAATCAATATCAATAGGCTTATTCAGCATTTACGGCTAGAAGAAATCTATTTAGACACCATTGATCGTAATTACTTAAATGGATTTTACCGCGATCGTATTTTAAAGCTCAATGTTTCCAATGTAGAGGACTACAAAATTGAAAAGGGGATTCAAGAAATCGCTCATGCCCTCAACCATTCACAAAATCACTTTTAA
- a CDS encoding sensor histidine kinase, whose translation MRINTRFTIHLALGIMLWMLVSGICILIGIEGILPLFKENASEEYENLWVLWIFGFSTVSCIAVFGWYFGGPLGFIMTWIQQLFEEKYTQPNGLTKIYNRKGKLHMRYLLYQEVLQHLQSLSGKLKATETEREEVEKAKQEWIAGISHDLKTPLTYITGYSTLLLNDQYEWSKEEARSFIQEIADKGAHMEELIQDLSLFIQLNHPNQLPLHKTNQDIVEFTRRVVATISNNPQANDYILHFQTDTPAIQAEIDAKFMQRILQNVLMNSIIHNPPNTNIYTHIFDHPEYVDIHIVDNGVGMPPQMVENIFQQYYRGTTTESSSEGTGLGMAIVHKLVQAHNGTIAIESRPSAGTTFQITLPKK comes from the coding sequence ATGCGAATAAATACACGTTTTACAATACATCTTGCATTGGGTATTATGCTGTGGATGCTAGTAAGTGGGATCTGTATTCTAATAGGCATCGAAGGAATACTACCGCTCTTTAAGGAAAACGCTAGTGAGGAGTATGAAAATTTATGGGTACTATGGATTTTTGGATTTAGTACTGTCTCCTGTATAGCAGTATTTGGATGGTACTTTGGTGGTCCTCTTGGCTTTATCATGACTTGGATTCAGCAATTATTTGAGGAAAAGTATACACAGCCCAATGGACTTACTAAAATCTATAACCGTAAAGGAAAGCTTCATATGCGTTATCTACTCTATCAGGAAGTCCTTCAGCATCTACAATCCTTATCAGGCAAATTAAAAGCTACAGAGACAGAGCGAGAAGAAGTGGAAAAAGCAAAGCAAGAATGGATTGCAGGTATTTCACACGATTTAAAAACACCATTAACCTATATTACTGGCTACTCTACGCTATTATTAAACGATCAATACGAATGGTCTAAGGAGGAAGCACGTTCCTTTATTCAAGAAATTGCAGATAAAGGAGCGCATATGGAGGAACTGATCCAAGACTTAAGTCTCTTCATTCAACTTAATCATCCAAATCAATTACCATTACACAAAACAAATCAGGATATTGTGGAATTTACCAGAAGAGTGGTTGCTACTATAAGTAATAATCCACAGGCAAACGACTATATTTTGCATTTTCAAACAGATACACCCGCTATACAGGCTGAAATTGATGCTAAATTCATGCAAAGGATTCTACAAAATGTTCTTATGAATTCTATTATCCACAATCCTCCTAACACAAATATTTATACACATATTTTTGATCACCCTGAATATGTAGATATCCACATTGTGGATAACGGTGTAGGTATGCCTCCACAAATGGTCGAAAATATTTTTCAACAATATTATCGTGGAACGACAACCGAATCTTCCTCTGAAGGCACTGGGCTTGGCATGGCAATCGTTCATAAGCTCGTCCAAGCACATAATGGAACTATTGCTATAGAAAGTCGGCCCTCAGCAGGAACAACCTTTCAAATTACCTTACCTAAAAAATAA